One Owenweeksia hongkongensis DSM 17368 genomic region harbors:
- a CDS encoding glycosyltransferase family 2 protein yields the protein MSVTFSIIIPVYNAAKTLADTLQSIAAQTYPHFEVICVNDGSTDRSAEILQKWNKANPKIDFTLINQENGGLGNARNRAIRASKNPWVAFIDADDIWLPNKLAEISSNLTKNQADVIYHSFTTFGGSRDRNRDIFPIHSIEDLLTKGNPLMPSAVVIRTGLLLEFPFSENPTVHGAEDFDLWLRLLQADKKFKHLDKPLTKYRETGGMSTRILEHLKHVVNVISKYHELAWFDDSIYQKAIARKNWEVGRFYHKNGKFEEAKKFYNKAGLLTQNQKLIQLLAILKISR from the coding sequence TTGAGTGTAACTTTCTCCATTATAATTCCAGTGTACAATGCCGCGAAAACTTTAGCGGACACGCTGCAAAGTATCGCTGCCCAAACTTATCCTCACTTTGAAGTGATTTGCGTGAATGATGGAAGTACCGACAGATCTGCGGAGATTTTACAAAAGTGGAACAAGGCCAATCCCAAAATAGATTTCACATTAATAAATCAGGAAAACGGAGGGCTCGGCAATGCACGTAACCGTGCTATCCGTGCTTCTAAAAACCCTTGGGTGGCTTTTATTGATGCCGATGATATTTGGCTTCCAAATAAGCTAGCCGAAATATCCAGCAATCTCACCAAAAATCAAGCAGATGTTATTTATCACAGTTTTACCACTTTTGGCGGCAGCCGTGATAGAAACAGGGATATCTTTCCTATTCACTCAATCGAAGACCTTCTTACAAAAGGAAACCCATTAATGCCTTCGGCTGTGGTGATTCGAACTGGCTTACTTTTAGAATTTCCATTTAGCGAAAATCCAACTGTGCATGGAGCTGAAGATTTTGACCTATGGTTAAGGTTGCTGCAAGCCGACAAAAAATTTAAACACCTCGATAAGCCCCTAACCAAATACCGAGAGACTGGTGGTATGAGCACTCGTATTTTGGAGCATTTAAAGCACGTGGTGAATGTGATTTCAAAATACCACGAACTAGCTTGGTTTGATGATTCAATTTATCAGAAAGCCATAGCTCGCAAAAACTGGGAGGTAGGCCGATTTTATCACAAAAACGGAAAATTTGAAGAGGCAAAAAAGTTTTATAATAAAGCCGGTCTCCTTACTCAAAACCAAAAGCTAATTCAACTTTTAGCTATATTAAAAATCTCCCGTTAA
- a CDS encoding glycosyltransferase family 2 protein encodes MPSLATMPKVSVIIPNYNHEAYLPQRIESVLAQTFTDFELIILDDKSPDNSREVINEYAGLNPNIKTVFNTENTGSTFSQWNKGAEMAKGEYLWFAESDDYCESTLLEELVPLLDNNPDVGIAYAQTYLVNEESQIMNSYSKNLEFIYKTKEWEKDFVKPGKEAGKDWLYFHNPIPNASGAIIRKSVYMDIGMADTSMKLNGDWFLYAKILTHSNLAFCAKHLNYFRVHEHTQRHRARATGQVYNEIITINNYLREHIPGSDENADKAMAIVARWWIGSLFFQKRNAGYVRTNWKLYTTFRKYYPWLLPRILYHILFLMVRFVIRATGLLKLAKQLRNWLFPKKYFQH; translated from the coding sequence TTGCCCTCTTTAGCCACTATGCCCAAAGTATCTGTAATAATTCCAAACTATAACCACGAAGCCTATTTGCCGCAGAGGATTGAAAGTGTGCTTGCACAAACTTTCACCGACTTTGAGCTTATCATATTGGATGATAAATCACCAGACAATAGCCGTGAGGTAATAAATGAATATGCTGGATTAAATCCGAATATCAAAACCGTTTTTAATACCGAAAACACGGGTAGCACTTTTTCTCAATGGAATAAAGGTGCGGAGATGGCTAAGGGCGAATATCTTTGGTTTGCTGAAAGTGATGACTATTGCGAGTCCACTTTATTGGAAGAGCTAGTCCCACTTTTGGATAATAACCCTGATGTGGGTATTGCTTACGCTCAAACGTATTTGGTAAACGAAGAGAGTCAGATAATGAATAGCTACTCCAAAAATTTGGAGTTTATCTATAAAACTAAAGAGTGGGAAAAGGATTTTGTAAAACCAGGGAAGGAAGCAGGGAAAGACTGGTTGTACTTCCATAATCCGATCCCCAATGCTAGTGGAGCCATTATCCGTAAATCTGTTTATATGGATATTGGCATGGCTGACACTTCCATGAAACTCAACGGAGACTGGTTTCTCTATGCTAAAATATTAACACATAGCAACCTTGCATTTTGCGCTAAGCACCTCAACTATTTTAGAGTACATGAGCACACGCAGCGTCACCGTGCTCGAGCTACAGGACAAGTTTACAATGAAATAATTACCATCAACAACTATTTGCGTGAGCACATCCCAGGTAGTGATGAAAATGCAGATAAAGCCATGGCTATAGTAGCTAGATGGTGGATTGGTAGCTTATTTTTTCAAAAGCGAAATGCGGGCTATGTGCGCACCAACTGGAAACTGTACACTACTTTCAGAAAATACTATCCCTGGCTCCTGCCTCGCATTTTGTATCACATCCTCTTTTTGATGGTGCGATTTGTTATTAGGGCAACCGGATTGCTCAAGCTTGCCAAGCAGCTCAGAAACTGGTTATTCCCTAAAAAATACTTTCAACATTGA
- a CDS encoding sulfotransferase — MKSPIIIIGMHRSGTSLVAKVLEKAGIFMGVIKDHNYEAMHFLSLNQQTLWAASASWLEPKVPEKLFWKTIPAKALYNEHFKINGKLQQLSYALKSPAWGWKDPRNTFTLNMWLSLFPNVKVIHVTRDCEEVAKSLSKRNTVKGEVNDPRLNDMNFNRELWKKYIDQGRSYKNLLGDRYFEIDYHEISTLNKTAITQLEKFTGKQLSQLFAHYVKTS, encoded by the coding sequence ATTAAATCACCCATTATCATAATAGGAATGCACCGAAGCGGTACTTCTTTGGTAGCTAAAGTACTTGAAAAGGCCGGAATTTTTATGGGCGTTATCAAAGACCATAATTATGAGGCTATGCACTTTTTGAGTCTCAACCAACAGACTTTATGGGCGGCAAGCGCTAGTTGGCTGGAACCCAAAGTACCAGAAAAATTATTTTGGAAAACCATTCCTGCGAAAGCTTTATATAATGAACATTTTAAAATAAACGGGAAACTTCAGCAACTGAGTTATGCGTTAAAATCTCCAGCTTGGGGATGGAAAGATCCGCGAAATACATTTACATTAAATATGTGGCTAAGCCTTTTCCCTAATGTAAAGGTGATACATGTAACACGTGATTGCGAAGAAGTAGCTAAAAGCCTTTCCAAGCGAAACACTGTAAAAGGTGAAGTAAATGATCCACGACTAAATGATATGAACTTTAACCGTGAGCTTTGGAAAAAGTACATTGATCAAGGAAGAAGTTATAAAAACCTACTTGGAGATAGATATTTCGAAATTGACTATCACGAGATTTCTACATTAAATAAAACTGCCATTACTCAACTTGAAAAATTTACAGGAAAGCAACTCAGCCAACTTTTTGCTCATTACGTAAAAACGTCATAA
- a CDS encoding sulfotransferase family 2 domain-containing protein, with product MILKIFRNKTKVLFLHIPKTGGTAVKKALKKKFKPKELQLIYGFENFKTGVRDFATNKKSLGIGHFGWEPEMENMFKDAFKITFLRHPVARVISHYWHFQRSTLEGDQYLKGMSFEDFLETSFAQDWQTKRLGGGLYDTSLTSKACFEEALKNVKSRFEFVGITEEMDKSAAILSKKLSIDIGDVKRKNVNPEKAKEHEMALKYEAVILAKNQYDLQLYEAGLTRLNLC from the coding sequence ATGATTTTAAAGATTTTTAGAAACAAGACGAAAGTACTATTTCTGCATATACCTAAAACAGGGGGGACGGCAGTAAAAAAAGCGCTGAAGAAAAAATTTAAGCCAAAAGAACTTCAGCTTATTTATGGATTTGAAAACTTTAAAACGGGTGTGCGCGATTTTGCGACAAACAAAAAGAGCTTAGGTATTGGTCATTTTGGGTGGGAACCAGAGATGGAGAACATGTTTAAAGATGCCTTTAAAATCACATTCTTAAGGCATCCTGTTGCTAGAGTTATTTCACACTACTGGCATTTTCAGCGTTCTACTCTTGAGGGTGATCAATATTTGAAAGGGATGAGTTTTGAAGATTTTTTGGAAACATCCTTTGCCCAAGATTGGCAAACAAAAAGATTGGGTGGCGGCTTGTATGACACTTCCCTTACTAGTAAAGCTTGTTTCGAGGAGGCTTTAAAAAACGTGAAGTCTCGTTTCGAATTTGTAGGGATTACCGAAGAGATGGATAAAAGTGCAGCTATTTTAAGCAAAAAACTTTCTATTGATATTGGCGATGTAAAACGAAAAAATGTAAATCCCGAAAAAGCAAAAGAACATGAAATGGCATTAAAATATGAGGCGGTCATTTTAGCGAAAAACCAATATGATTTGCAGCTTTATGAAGCGGGCTTAACTAGGTTAAATTTGTGCTGA
- a CDS encoding ABC transporter ATP-binding protein, protein MIEEFGIHIKDLVKEYEINKGGNKRKFKALQGVSYSVKRGKITGIIGSNGSGKSTLLKILSRITYPTSGSVEITGNVASLLEVGTGFHPELSGRQNIFLNGSILGMSRSEIKAKFDDIINFSGVADFIDTPVKHYSSGMYVRLAFSVAANLTPDILLVDEVLAVGDATFQQKCLEKMNDASTKDHRTVVFVSHNMSAVRQLCDEVIWLKEGQIVQVGSPDEITAAYLQSMDILSKELPIGLRTDRKGVGGAKITKLQWKNQEELLQSGKPAALEIEYEATEMQEIANLNFRLNIFNENGEYLTSLSNQMANFPFQQVAAKGRSVCRFDRLPLAEGSYYITTNLFINGIKCDRVERALSFKVIQGDYYGAGLTSFRDSPGVFIDQDWIYGKEL, encoded by the coding sequence ATGATAGAAGAGTTTGGCATACATATCAAAGACCTTGTAAAGGAATACGAAATTAACAAAGGGGGAAATAAACGAAAGTTTAAAGCCCTGCAAGGGGTTAGCTATTCAGTAAAGCGAGGAAAGATTACAGGGATAATTGGCAGCAATGGCTCTGGAAAATCTACCCTTCTAAAAATACTTTCGCGCATCACCTACCCCACATCTGGTTCGGTAGAAATTACCGGAAATGTTGCTTCTCTTCTTGAAGTTGGCACAGGCTTTCATCCAGAGCTAAGTGGTAGGCAAAATATTTTCCTCAACGGCTCTATCCTTGGGATGTCACGCTCAGAAATAAAAGCCAAGTTTGATGATATTATAAATTTTAGCGGTGTAGCCGATTTTATTGATACCCCTGTAAAACACTATAGCAGCGGCATGTACGTTCGTCTAGCATTTTCTGTAGCTGCAAACCTTACCCCAGATATACTTTTGGTGGATGAAGTACTGGCAGTGGGAGATGCCACGTTTCAGCAAAAATGTTTGGAGAAAATGAATGACGCCAGTACAAAGGATCATCGAACGGTGGTGTTTGTAAGCCACAATATGAGTGCCGTACGCCAACTATGTGATGAAGTAATTTGGCTAAAAGAAGGACAAATTGTTCAGGTTGGAAGTCCTGATGAAATAACAGCAGCGTACCTTCAAAGCATGGATATCCTGAGCAAGGAGCTACCCATTGGTTTACGCACAGACAGAAAAGGTGTAGGAGGAGCAAAAATCACTAAGCTTCAATGGAAGAATCAGGAAGAACTTTTGCAATCTGGAAAGCCTGCAGCGTTAGAAATTGAATATGAAGCAACCGAAATGCAGGAGATAGCCAATCTAAATTTCAGACTTAATATTTTTAATGAAAATGGCGAGTATCTTACTTCACTGAGTAACCAAATGGCTAATTTTCCTTTTCAGCAGGTTGCGGCCAAAGGCCGCTCTGTGTGCCGTTTTGATAGGCTTCCATTAGCTGAAGGCTCCTACTATATTACTACCAATTTGTTTATTAATGGAATAAAGTGCGACCGGGTTGAGCGCGCCTTAAGCTTTAAGGTTATTCAAGGAGATTATTACGGAGCCGGCCTAACAAGCTTTAGAGATAGTCCTGGGGTATTTATTGATCAGGATTGGATTTATGGGAAAGAGCTTTAG
- a CDS encoding ABC transporter permease: MKSNTKTIITSKGSSISNALTELWRSPALIRAFASRDLYVRYAQTYLGFAWSIIQPLFGLATLFVLFNKIAGIPTDGIPFLAFALSGLIFWNYFNYVLSQSAGAIVAMQAMVKKIYLPRLSIPTAKALVGLVDYSVGLVLLIGTCLYYDISLKGLLFLPIILAGTAMGALGIGLTISAISLRYRDLQQIIPFALQLLFFLTPVAYPTSMLVSLLGKEWQWLVYLNPLAGMLELFRGFLFGTDFSTMAWLSIIITPVLLFIGLLSFVKADKKMADIV, from the coding sequence TTGAAGAGTAATACAAAAACCATAATTACGTCCAAAGGGTCGAGTATTTCAAATGCACTTACCGAACTTTGGCGCAGCCCTGCCCTTATTAGAGCATTTGCCTCAAGAGACCTTTATGTCCGTTATGCTCAAACCTATTTGGGTTTTGCCTGGAGTATCATTCAACCCCTATTTGGCCTTGCCACATTATTTGTCTTATTCAACAAAATTGCAGGCATACCTACTGATGGTATTCCATTTTTAGCCTTTGCTTTAAGCGGTTTGATTTTTTGGAATTACTTCAATTATGTGCTTTCACAGTCAGCGGGGGCAATAGTAGCCATGCAAGCCATGGTGAAAAAAATATACCTCCCAAGGTTAAGTATCCCTACCGCCAAAGCACTTGTAGGACTTGTTGATTACTCCGTTGGACTTGTTTTACTTATCGGCACCTGCCTGTATTATGATATAAGCTTGAAAGGATTGCTTTTCCTTCCAATTATTTTAGCTGGCACTGCCATGGGAGCTTTGGGTATTGGTCTCACTATTAGTGCCATTTCGTTACGATATCGCGATTTACAGCAAATTATTCCATTTGCTCTTCAGCTATTATTTTTTCTCACTCCAGTAGCTTACCCTACTTCTATGCTGGTCTCACTCTTAGGTAAAGAGTGGCAATGGTTAGTGTACCTCAATCCTTTGGCTGGAATGCTAGAGCTATTTAGAGGTTTTTTGTTTGGTACCGATTTTAGTACCATGGCCTGGCTTTCAATTATCATAACTCCCGTATTGCTTTTTATAGGTTTATTGAGCTTTGTAAAGGCAGATAAAAAAATGGCAGATATTGTATGA
- a CDS encoding sulfotransferase family protein, giving the protein MTTFEAMFKKRKIDFLVIGAQKSGTTSLYEYLTAHLLIDSAKKKEVHYFDFNYDEGVNWYHKRFLWKRNHLQGEATPHYLFDANCAARAFKYNPNLKLITILRNPIGRAFSHYKMNVNRGAENLSFLDALNKEDERILETKKLEYGSSKAVYSYKSRGLYAKQLNGWLEHFPKNQLMVLDYERFFKNPWDEIQKVYRFLGLPDYHGCLKDFTSNKNVGNMSIPEDAETQLRQYFAEPNRILAQQYGINFEE; this is encoded by the coding sequence TTGACTACTTTCGAAGCCATGTTTAAAAAGCGAAAAATTGACTTCCTGGTAATCGGTGCCCAAAAGTCGGGGACAACTTCGCTTTATGAGTATTTAACAGCACACTTGCTTATTGATTCTGCTAAAAAAAAAGAGGTTCATTACTTCGACTTCAACTATGACGAAGGAGTAAATTGGTATCATAAGCGATTCCTATGGAAACGTAATCACTTGCAGGGGGAAGCAACACCTCATTATCTTTTTGATGCAAATTGTGCAGCTCGAGCCTTTAAATACAATCCAAACCTAAAGCTCATTACTATCTTGCGGAATCCAATTGGCCGTGCTTTTTCACATTATAAAATGAACGTCAATCGAGGAGCCGAAAATTTATCCTTTTTAGATGCTTTAAACAAAGAAGATGAGCGTATTTTGGAAACTAAGAAGCTGGAATATGGAAGTTCGAAGGCCGTGTATTCGTACAAATCGCGAGGACTTTATGCCAAACAGCTGAACGGGTGGTTGGAACATTTTCCTAAAAACCAATTGATGGTTTTAGACTACGAACGGTTCTTCAAAAACCCATGGGACGAAATCCAAAAGGTGTATCGTTTTTTAGGCTTACCAGATTATCATGGCTGTTTGAAGGATTTTACCTCCAATAAGAATGTTGGTAACATGAGTATACCTGAGGATGCAGAAACCCAATTAAGGCAGTATTTTGCAGAACCTAATAGAATTCTTGCTCAGCAATACGGGATCAATTTTGAAGAGTAA
- the recG gene encoding ATP-dependent DNA helicase RecG — MQILQTPIEYLKGVGPAKADLLKKELRIFTYRDLLNLFPFRYVDRSRFYKINEISSTETEVQIIGKITKLEEVGAARTKRLTAHFVDETGSVELVWFKGVKWLKNSLKLNQPYVLFAKPSMFNNRYNFAHPDIELLEEFKASPLQGLQPVYPSTEKLNGRNINARTLAKLTQTLLPQLKGALPEIYPPEFLKENGLAPREASYFEVHFPKNVERLEKARYRLKFDEFFMLQLDMIRQKKIHQIKQRGFAFSALGENFNNFYNNELPFELTGAQKKVLKEIRKDIMHGLHMNRLVQGDVGSGKTIVALMCMLMAIDNGFQACLMAPTEILATQHYNGLKELVENLPVEIALLTGSTKAAARRELHAKLEDGSLNILIGTHALIEDKVKYKNLGMAVIDEQHRFGVAQRAQLWKKNTLPPHILIMTATPIPRTLAMSVYGNLDISVIDELPPGRKPITTVHRYDSNRLKVFGFMKDEIAKGRQVYVVYPLIEESKQMDYKDLQDGYESIVRAFPKSDYQVSIVHGKMKAADKEWEMQRFAKGETQIMVATTVIEVGVNVPNASVMVIESAERFGLSQLHQLRGRVGRGAEQSFCILMTSHKLSSDAKTRIKTMVRTNDGFEISEVDMKLRGPGDLMGTRQSGILNLNIADLMKDGAILEQARNAAITLLEKDPQLRQPEHYGILQHFNSQVKRKMQWGRIS; from the coding sequence ATGCAAATCCTTCAAACACCCATAGAATATTTAAAGGGAGTAGGTCCGGCCAAGGCTGATCTGCTGAAGAAAGAATTGCGCATTTTCACCTATCGTGATTTGCTCAATCTCTTCCCTTTTCGCTATGTGGATAGAAGTCGGTTTTACAAAATCAATGAAATTTCTTCTACCGAAACAGAGGTTCAGATAATTGGTAAAATCACCAAATTGGAAGAAGTGGGCGCGGCTCGTACCAAAAGGCTTACCGCTCACTTTGTGGACGAAACTGGGAGTGTAGAATTAGTTTGGTTTAAGGGTGTTAAATGGCTCAAAAATTCGCTGAAGCTTAATCAGCCCTATGTGCTATTTGCCAAGCCGAGTATGTTCAACAACCGCTACAACTTTGCGCATCCTGATATAGAATTATTAGAAGAATTTAAAGCTAGTCCGCTACAAGGATTGCAGCCTGTATATCCTTCTACTGAAAAGCTGAACGGCAGAAACATTAACGCGAGGACGCTGGCCAAGCTTACGCAAACATTGCTTCCACAGCTCAAAGGTGCATTGCCAGAAATCTACCCCCCAGAATTTCTTAAAGAAAACGGACTCGCCCCTCGCGAGGCCTCTTACTTTGAAGTTCACTTTCCTAAAAATGTGGAGCGGCTTGAGAAAGCAAGATACCGCTTGAAATTTGACGAGTTCTTTATGCTTCAGCTGGATATGATTCGCCAAAAGAAAATACACCAGATAAAGCAGCGGGGTTTTGCTTTTTCCGCTTTAGGCGAAAACTTCAACAACTTTTACAATAATGAATTGCCTTTTGAGCTTACCGGAGCACAAAAAAAGGTACTAAAGGAAATCCGTAAGGATATAATGCATGGTCTGCACATGAACCGCTTGGTACAAGGAGATGTGGGAAGTGGCAAAACCATAGTGGCACTGATGTGTATGCTGATGGCTATTGACAATGGTTTTCAGGCTTGCCTAATGGCGCCCACTGAAATACTAGCCACCCAGCATTATAACGGTTTGAAAGAGTTGGTTGAAAATTTACCAGTAGAAATTGCTTTACTCACTGGCTCTACTAAAGCTGCTGCTCGAAGAGAGCTTCATGCCAAATTGGAAGACGGAAGCCTAAACATCCTCATTGGCACCCATGCTTTGATAGAAGACAAAGTGAAGTATAAAAATCTGGGCATGGCGGTAATTGATGAACAGCACCGTTTTGGCGTAGCCCAACGTGCTCAACTTTGGAAAAAGAACACTCTTCCTCCGCACATTCTTATCATGACAGCCACTCCTATTCCGCGCACATTGGCCATGTCTGTTTATGGAAATCTTGATATTTCGGTGATTGATGAATTGCCTCCTGGAAGAAAACCCATAACCACGGTGCATCGCTATGATTCCAACAGGCTAAAGGTTTTTGGTTTTATGAAAGATGAAATTGCCAAAGGCCGACAGGTGTATGTAGTGTACCCCCTAATTGAAGAATCCAAGCAAATGGATTACAAAGATTTGCAGGATGGCTATGAAAGTATTGTTCGAGCTTTCCCCAAATCAGATTATCAAGTAAGCATTGTACATGGCAAAATGAAAGCCGCTGACAAAGAGTGGGAAATGCAGCGATTTGCCAAAGGTGAAACCCAAATTATGGTGGCCACCACTGTAATAGAGGTTGGTGTGAATGTTCCCAATGCATCGGTAATGGTAATAGAGAGTGCTGAGCGATTTGGCTTAAGCCAGCTGCATCAGCTACGTGGACGAGTAGGTCGTGGTGCGGAGCAGTCTTTCTGTATTTTGATGACCAGCCACAAACTGAGCAGCGATGCCAAAACAAGGATTAAAACTATGGTAAGAACCAATGATGGTTTTGAAATTTCGGAAGTAGACATGAAGCTTCGTGGACCTGGAGATTTGATGGGAACACGTCAAAGTGGAATTTTAAACCTCAACATTGCTGACCTGATGAAGGACGGAGCCATTTTGGAACAAGCCCGAAATGCCGCTATTACCCTTTTAGAAAAAGACCCACAGCTACGACAGCCTGAGCATTATGGTATTTTACAACACTTTAACAGCCAAGTGAAACGTAAAATGCAGTGGGGAAGAATCTCCTAA
- a CDS encoding M1 family aminopeptidase — MKIRFCFLFLLGAIRFLIAQSIDFTHLHVSLELDTNKSAVYGKVQLAFKADTTTDSIYLNGVNMEFEKVTVNNAEVKYASDNKGIWLWPEELLDSNSISIKYTAHPRRGMFFIGWNDETGLSRRQVWTQGQGIDNRHWVPHFDEQTDKLITEIEVLFDSKYEVISNGSLVSKEEEGDQIRWHYKMAKPHSSYLMMLAIGKYALRKTVSKSGVSLWQYYYPDREEDYKWYYYKNEEIFNFLEKEIGVPYPWENYKQVPVQDFQHGAMENTTATIFGDFFLVDEVAFNDRNYTYVNAHELAHQWFGNLVTATGSDEHWLHEGFATYYQWLSEKHLYGQDFFDWERYKAAQMVFEASKIDTVPLGSGKAGSARFYQKGAWVLYMLSESLGKEKFDKVIKYYLEQNAFGLVTTDSLNSAIQQVAGTDYSYFFQKWVYSSGEPAAKVTSKVKEDGVMVFNHTSDSYLNMFFDMKLAIEGQEPSKNELWLITDSASTEFTSMPGQNHRCKYWIVNPNMHVLADITENKPIEYLQIQYEESLALLDRYYAVRNAEQHSLEEKETFLIEVTKNESEFFSVRAEALKQLVEANYPKSDELLLLALQSKDVQLQKEAIKLVKNPEGKLMKAVAELRKGDSYELRESAINTSIAGADPKENAWLNDEFWMENPGVPDNKIAVVVLLYRTAIFQDKEALQDLIDYTSSGYDFLTRINAMQALGALQYFDDEVAANYFDALFSLNRTLSRNARQNLNANYSTESGKEVIDKYVESQMNVWDDFQKRLVNRTFGLNLE, encoded by the coding sequence ATGAAAATTAGATTTTGCTTTTTATTCCTTTTGGGTGCTATTAGATTTCTTATTGCCCAGTCAATAGATTTCACCCATCTCCATGTTTCTCTCGAACTAGATACAAACAAAAGCGCTGTCTATGGCAAGGTTCAGTTAGCTTTTAAAGCGGACACTACAACTGATTCTATTTACTTGAATGGCGTGAATATGGAGTTTGAAAAAGTGACGGTAAATAATGCAGAGGTGAAATATGCTTCAGATAACAAAGGTATTTGGCTGTGGCCAGAAGAGCTGTTAGATTCCAATTCTATTTCTATAAAATACACCGCTCACCCGCGAAGAGGAATGTTTTTTATTGGCTGGAATGATGAAACGGGGCTAAGCCGCAGGCAAGTTTGGACGCAAGGCCAAGGGATAGACAATCGCCACTGGGTACCACATTTTGATGAACAAACGGACAAACTAATTACCGAGATTGAAGTGCTTTTTGATAGCAAGTACGAGGTGATTTCGAATGGCTCCTTGGTTTCAAAGGAAGAAGAAGGCGATCAAATTCGCTGGCATTATAAAATGGCTAAACCACACAGTAGCTACCTTATGATGTTGGCAATTGGGAAATACGCTTTGAGGAAAACCGTGAGCAAATCAGGTGTTTCGCTTTGGCAATATTATTACCCCGATAGGGAGGAAGATTACAAGTGGTACTATTATAAAAATGAAGAGATCTTCAATTTTCTGGAAAAGGAAATAGGCGTGCCTTATCCATGGGAAAACTACAAGCAAGTGCCCGTTCAGGACTTTCAGCATGGGGCGATGGAAAATACCACGGCCACCATTTTTGGCGATTTCTTTTTGGTGGATGAGGTAGCTTTTAACGATAGAAACTACACCTACGTGAATGCCCACGAACTGGCGCATCAGTGGTTTGGCAATTTGGTGACAGCCACAGGTAGTGACGAACATTGGTTGCACGAAGGTTTTGCAACATATTACCAATGGCTTTCAGAGAAGCACTTGTATGGTCAAGACTTTTTTGACTGGGAGCGATACAAAGCCGCTCAAATGGTTTTTGAAGCTTCAAAAATTGATACGGTGCCTTTGGGAAGTGGAAAAGCGGGTTCAGCTCGGTTTTATCAAAAAGGGGCTTGGGTGCTTTATATGCTGAGCGAAAGTTTGGGTAAAGAAAAGTTTGATAAGGTTATTAAATACTATTTGGAGCAAAATGCTTTTGGGTTGGTCACCACGGATTCTTTGAATAGTGCGATTCAACAGGTTGCTGGAACAGATTATTCTTACTTTTTTCAAAAATGGGTTTACTCTTCGGGCGAACCAGCAGCAAAAGTAACCTCAAAGGTCAAAGAAGATGGTGTAATGGTTTTTAATCATACAAGTGATTCATACTTGAATATGTTTTTTGATATGAAGCTTGCGATTGAAGGTCAGGAACCATCGAAAAATGAACTATGGCTGATTACAGATAGTGCTAGTACGGAGTTTACATCTATGCCGGGTCAAAATCATAGATGCAAATACTGGATTGTCAATCCTAATATGCACGTATTAGCTGATATAACAGAAAACAAGCCAATTGAATATTTACAAATTCAATACGAGGAATCATTGGCGCTACTTGATAGGTATTATGCTGTGAGAAATGCAGAGCAGCATTCTCTTGAAGAAAAAGAAACCTTTTTGATAGAGGTTACAAAAAACGAAAGCGAGTTTTTCTCGGTACGAGCAGAAGCCCTTAAACAATTGGTAGAAGCCAATTACCCAAAATCAGATGAACTGCTTTTGCTGGCTTTGCAAAGCAAAGATGTGCAACTTCAAAAAGAAGCAATTAAGCTTGTAAAGAATCCAGAAGGGAAATTAATGAAAGCTGTGGCTGAATTGCGAAAAGGTGATTCTTATGAATTACGCGAAAGCGCAATAAATACAAGTATAGCAGGAGCTGACCCAAAAGAAAATGCATGGCTAAACGATGAGTTTTGGATGGAAAACCCAGGGGTACCGGATAATAAAATAGCGGTGGTCGTTCTGCTTTATCGCACGGCTATTTTTCAAGATAAAGAAGCTTTACAGGATTTGATTGATTACACTTCTTCGGGCTATGATTTTTTAACGCGCATCAATGCCATGCAAGCTTTGGGAGCATTACAGTATTTTGATGATGAGGTTGCGGCCAATTATTTTGATGCACTTTTTAGTCTAAACCGAACTTTAAGCCGAAATGCCAGACAAAATTTAAATGCCAATTATTCTACAGAATCGGGCAAGGAGGTGATTGATAAATATGTTGAAAGCCAAATGAATGTTTGGGATGATTTCCAGAAACGCTTGGTCAACCGTACATTTGGCCTAAATCTCGAATAA